TTCATAAAGCCAAAATGGtatcattttaacatgtaatcTGTGTAAAAACGACTAGTGAGATCCTTTACCCTTTCCTGTGCTAAGTTTTCGACCTCCAGCGTGTATTTCCTTCTTCAAGCACATGCTgccagggggttgggggaggccaCACGCGGCTGGGGACTGGTGGAGAGAACAGAGCCAGATTATTCGCAGGTAACTTTCTATAGAGAGGCTGCATCTCTGTCCTCAGCTGATAAGTTATCCCTCCGTTTCCATGTCATGAGGGGTTAAGTTGAAATTGTGCGTCCCCTCACGAGAAGAACGTGGCCATGCTGGGTGTCTAGTCGGTGGCCCTCCTGTCCAAACACGCATTCCACCGTTCGGTTAGTTAGTACACAACAGTTACTTAACCATCTGTGTCCTCTCAAGGACTCTACAGGCTAGGGAGGCAGACGCACTTACCCATCTTGCTTTACCTCTGTTCCCTAAGCCCAGTGCCCAGTCCACAGAcactaaatgaatattttttaagtaaaattaaattagacGAAAAACTtgatgaaggggtgcctgggtggctcagtcggttaagcgtccgactcttgatttcagttcaggtcatgatctcagggtttgagatcaagccccgtggggggctccatgccaggcatGGAggctgtttaagattctctccctttggggcacctgggtggctcagtgggttaagccgctgcctttggctcaggtcatgatctcggggtcctgggatcgagtcccgcatggggctctctgctcagcagggagcctgcttcctcctctctctctctctgcctgcctctctgcctacttgtgatctctctctgtcaaataaataaataaaatcttaaaaaaaaaaaaaaaagattctctccctttgccctgcccctccctaaaataaaagaaaaaactgaatgaAGACTCCTCATTTGCCTGGTTTGATGACAAAAATGGAGACAGGAATACTAGTGGAAACCCAAGATTGAGCATTTGCATTTTTGTTATTCTGATGAATGACCATTTGCAGTCTGTGACTAGCTGTGTTACTGTTTAATCACTCTTTCTtcaaacataaatatatgtatagagAGAGAGTGACTGAATACCTACAGAAACCCAGGCTCCTTGCCAAACCCTAGGTATACAGAGATAAATGGGAAACAGTCCTTGCCttaaaggaaatgagaaacagaTAAGTAAAATAACCCTTCTATCCAATAAGTGTtataatacacagaaacacagtgTTTGGGGGGAGCATAAGGAAGGAGATCCAACCCAGATCAGAGATGAGTGAAGGTCGGTGGTGGAATGTCGCAAGGGAAAAGCGAATTTACGTTCCAGGGTACCTGCTGTGGTCTGTCTCACCCCACACCTGGCACGTAGTGTTGAATCAGTGAAGGGGGTAAGCAGAGTGGCCCGTGACCTAACCCTAAAGGACCAGAGGACGGGTCTGTCTGAGCCTAGATGGGTAATCCCTTGCAGGTGAAGAGCGTTTTTGGCGCCGGCGCAGACCTGGAGCCGGCAGCTGGCCGGGGGGCATGACAGGGTCCTGGGTGAGGCAGAGCAGAGGGGCCAGCAGCCCGTTTGGCTGGTCTGGGTCCCCGGCAGCCCCACTGCTTGTGATCGCCCACGTGACCGGTGATGAATGATCGCACTTTCCCGTTGCAGGCAAAGCGAAGGCTGGAGCTTGGAGAAAGCGGTCACCAGTACCTCGCAGATGGCTTAAAAACCCCTAAGGGCAAAGGAAGAGCTGCCCTGCGAAGTCCAGATAGTCCAAAAAGTAAGGATCCCTTTGGTCTCATGCTCTCCTTGGTGTGGGCTTCCCACCTTTCAAAGCTGCTGGCTGAGAGGGTGCCAAGGTGGGGATCATTGTGGCATGTTGTGTCcttttccacttctctctctgttcccatCCAGAAAATAGCCGAGTATCTGCAGACACCCCACAGACACTGTAGGGTCCCTTCGGTCCCTGAACACTGACTCGGGAGGAGGCCTTTTTAAATGTGTGCGGTGTCATTTTTCAGCTCGGAATACAAGCTGAACCATTCTATAGTCATTCTATAATCACCATTCtataatcaaatttaattttaacttctcTTCATGGACATCACTTTGGAGACCAGCTCCCTGGGCGTAGAATTGTGCCAGGGTCGGTCAGGCCTGCGCCCGCCTCATCCTCGGGCTCCGCACAGGGCGCTGTCAGAATGAACCAAAACCCAGCCATGGCAGCTCGCTTTCCTTTCCACTGATTGTTTctttgacgagagagagagagaagtaggttgGAAACAACAAAATAGCCCTTTCTGTCTCTGGTGTTTAATGGAGATGCTAAATTAGACTTTGTTCTCCCCTTTCCCGGAGTTTACGAATCGGGCCTTCCCAAACCCTGTGCAATGAACACCCGCCCGGCAGCTTAAATATGGTATTGAATGAGGACTTAACATGCAGGAGGGACGGGGCGAGTCGAGGGAAAGGCTGGTTGGGTATTCTTCATTGACATGAATGCTGCTGCCCAGGTTCCAGACTCACACAGACCATGGACCCTGCAGAGCTGGTTGCGGGGGGGTTGGGCTGAGCCCCTCCCGCCGCCCCCATCATGAAAATGAAATGCGGGAGAGATTCGCAGCCCAGGCCCTCGTGGGTTGGGCTCTGCACGTGCTGGTGTTCGCAGACCATAGCACGTTTTTATTCGTTCAACAGATAATGTTGAGGCCTGCCGTGTGCGGGACACCTCCCTAGACccagggaggagggtgaggcCAAGTCGGAGCTCCTGGGAACATCACAGCACAACGCTTTCATCCAACGGGAATTCGTACTGTCCCTTCCTTTTCTAATAAAGCCATTTCATAGCTTTCTGTAACTTACCGAGAACACTGGCCGTGGCTTTGCTTGGATGCTAATCCTTGGGCTGCAGCGGGAAACAGGGCTCGCCTACCTGCGGAGAAACCCTTCATTTCTTTACCTTTCCCCCTATCCCCCCCACCCGCtcggcttttgtttttctttaagctcCAAAATCTCCCTCAGAAAAAACACGGTATGACACATCCCTTGGTCTGCTCACCAAGAAGTTCATTCAGCTGCTGAGCCAGTCCCCCGACGGGGTCTTGGATTTGAACAAGGCGGCGGAGGTGCTGAAGGTGCAGAAGAGGAGAATCTACGACATCACCAACGTGCTAGAAGGCATCCACCTCATCAAGAAGAAGTCGAAGAACAACGTGCAGTGGATGTGAGTACGAGCCACGGCCCCGGACCCCGGCGCCACGTTCACACCCGCGCTGCTTCCGCGGGCTCCTCCCCGCTGCCCCTGAGCCCCCAGCCGAAGTCCAAGGGCTCTTTGCCCTTTAGATGCAGTCGGAGACATTGGGTTGGCCTCAGGCAAGGGGGTCCCTGCCCACTCCATGAAGGTGCTGTTCCTCTGCACCCGGGAGGCCGCGTGTGCTCACGTGTGTCATCTGAAGGATGCTGGCCCGTGTCTCCGGCTTGTCTCTAACAGGGGTTTGGAAATGAACCATGGCTCTCTATGAACACAGCTGTGTAGCTGTCCCATGGCCACGTATCATCATCCAGGGCTCTAACGGCGGGTCAGCTCGCTTTCTGTGTAAATAGAGGCAAGACTTAGAGGCCTCAGTCCCTCCTGGAACGCAGGGATGATAGCACATGTCCCCTGTCCACCGACACGTGTGACTCAGCGTATGGTTAGTCTCGTTTGTGAATAGCGGACGGAGCACTCGTGTGGCCGGTATTTTAGGAGGAACGATGAAGGCATTGTGGGAAGGAACAAATCTGTTCTATGCTGGCTTTGAGAAACGACTCCCTCAAACATGATTTGAGTGCAGGGAACTTTTTGTACTTTTAAGGAATTTTGTGACAATTCAAGTGACCCATTTTGGCCTGTGGTTTAGAGAAACCTGTTGGGTAGTTGTCTTTGTTCATGTGTACAGTGCACACATCTGTTCCCTTAACCTCCTTTTCCCTTTCCGTGGTTGCTAGAAGACCCGCAGGAACTTCCTAGGTCTTTTGTGCTTCCCGAATGATATTCTGTTGAATTTGAAGCAGTcctcttttctttcacatttttctctctctcaatatctctttatcctttttttccacccgttgtttctctttcctcccgGGAGGCATGTGGCAGGTAGGGGCTCCTCCTTTTGCCCTTTGAAGTTGAGCCTTCCGAAAAAACAGGCCTCCTGGAGGACAGAAACCTGGGAATTACAGCGTTGGGGGTTTATTGGGTTTTCTTGCCCTCCGCTTAATTTCTATAGTGTGAGAGGTGAAGCACTGCGTGGACAAAAAGTAAATACACAAGTATAAATGTTCTGATGTTAACACTTGGCTAATAAGTGTGTCCTCCTGTGTCAAGGGGGCACATCTTACTCAAAAGGACATTTCTAGGgcggggtgcgtgggtggctcagtgggttaaagcctccgcctttggctcagggtcctgggatcgagctgcctacttgtgatctctctctgtcaaataaataaataaaatctttatttaaaaaaaaaaaaaaaaaaaagggccatgtctcgctgcccctcccccacacgctCTCCCCCTTGGCCCCGAGCAGTTACAAAGGGTCTATGTCTGGGTTCCCAGGGGCTGCAGTCTGTCTGAAGATGGGGGCATGCTGGCCCAGTGTCAAGGCCTCTCCAAGGAAGTGACCGAGCTCagccaggaagagaagaaattagATGAACTGATCCAAAGCTGCACCCTGGACCTCAAACTGCTAACCGAAGACTCAGAGAACCAAAGATATCCTTTGTGCACCTGTTCCTTGGGGGTTAGTGCCTTCTAGAACACAGCCAGTGTTGACAGGCTGACTCTTCTGCACAGGTCGAATTTTGCTCTGGTTAACGCATGTTCTTCACGTGTGGTTGGGGACATACGGATACAACAGTCGGGCGGCAATGTTCTAAGATAGATAAGGTGTCAGCGTTAATATTAATGACAACAACCAGcagctccctctctgcctccccagatTTCTGGTGGGCGTTTACTGTCACTGTTGGGGTTCtcacattctattttcttttcatcagaTATTGGAGCAATAGGAATTTGTTGAATCTGTCTGAGCTATAGCTGAAGGAACGAAGAGCCTAGAAAAATCATTCTGTAGCCTCTACCCGTGCATTAATGCTGATGCTCAACACCAGAAACTGATTTCTGaatcctctgccctcccaccgCCGATGCCTGAGACGTCTCGGTCTATCCATCCATTTACAGACATTGGTCcttagaaatagttttaaaagccAGTTCTTGTCAACTGGCTGACAATCTGTTGGCCGTCACAGGAAAACTCGCTCTCATCATCTCACTCCCCacaaaaagggagaaagatgATGTCGTCGCGTTGACAACAAGATTTTGCAGTATTCCCAGTTCCGCGTAGAAGATGAAGCCCGTATTTTAAGAAACCCCACCTCTTAAGTTGTGTCCCCCCTTCTGATTGTTCCACATTACCTTTTATGTCTGAGAGGCTTTCCCTTGGAGGGTAGGGGGACATTTATTGTTCAGTTGAGGCTGTTTTTTGAAACCGCGATTACTCATTTTCTGTCGACCACAGGATTGATCTTGCCCACCGATGCTTAGTGAGGTGGAGAAGAGGTGTGGTGATTTGAACCCCCAGTGGCAGCCAGAGTGGGCTTATGGGGGAAGAAACAAGAATAGCTCTAGTCGAGCTGTTTCGTTCACCCTTTAGCTGGGAGCCCCGTGGCGGACGAGACAGTGTGGTTACATGTGATCGGCAGCTCTCTGGAGTGTGCAGCTTACAGCCTCGTCAACAACCTCAGCTTCCTCTGGGGCCTTTGTTGCAGACACTGAAAGCTTCCTTGCGGGGAGCTGCTAACCCCAAAAAGCAAATTCAGGAGGGAGCCACAGTGGAAGTACTTTTAAGTTTGTAAGATTAGAAAACATGTTTGCACAATTTATTTCAATTCGCCATTCGGTTCCGAATGTGGTACAGCTTGTTCACGAAGGTGTTGAAATTTTCCTTCCTGCAGGATGTTGAGTAACTGtagatgagtttttattttaataagtactTGTCACGTAGCTTTTTGACAGTGGACTTGTGGGGTAGGTACCTGGTTATCAGTTTTTCCATGTTCTCAGTGAAAGCTCAGAACTATCAAGTCTCATATGAAGGCAACAGTTGGCTTCCTTGACGAGGTACATGGTGACCTAAGACCCAGACTCTTGCCTGAGCTGTCCCGTCAAGCTCAGTGCTGAATTTGCTGTCGTCTCAACCATTAAGACTTAAAGAAGACAATCTGTGATAGATGTCCCTAGAAATACATATAGATTTGGGGTGAATGTGCTTTTTTTCTGCACAGTAGGCTCCTAGCTTCCTTCAGTTTCTAATTAAAAGCCACTGTTCTAAGAGAAGCATTTCCTCCTAACTCTCTAAACCCTATTTCTGTTTGAAATGTGTTAGATCACAGACTCAATTCTCTAATATTATATTACCTGCAGAAAGGCCTTCATTGAGTCATGTGATTTGCTGTTTTATCCTAAGCATTTCTTGTGGGCTAACATAAAAAACACAACAGGCTAAAGACATTGTACGTTATTTATGTCACTCCGTGTCCCTTATAAAAGAGAGCTATGTGACTCTTATAAGAGAGCTATGTGAGCTCCTTTAGTGCCAAGTAAAAACTCGTCTCTCCAGGCAAGCTTGCATGAATACTCTTTATCATGTAGTTAAGTACCATAGTCTTTCATGATATCCTCTTAGGCTCGGCCACCAGGACGTTTAAAAGAATTGTTCAGTGCCCTGACGTCATGACCAAGGGTAGGGAAATACTCTTTCACTCTCGTTTCCTGTGACATTGTTTCTCAAATTAATTCAGGTTGCAGAGCACTTAGAAGCTGCTTTCCCTCCTTGTGAACACTGAAATAGTGATAGTGATATTGTACAAAGGATAACTTTTTTCTAACAGAAATGATGAGTTTTCTTATCAATAGGCAGTATGCAATCACAACTAGCCCAAGTGCCCCTAAGAAAACAAGCTGTCTGCCTGACCGTCTTCTGAGTTCTTCCACCTCTGTATCTGTTGGCTACTCATGCATTCATGTGCGTGGCTATTGACGTTTGCTAACGGTCGAGCAACAGACAGAAGTTACCAGAGTTCCAAAAATTATATCGGCAAagaaagcttaattttttttttcctataaattggGATCTGCCATCTTTCAACTTGAGTGACAGAACACTTCACCAAAGTTCCCAGAATGTCTGTGCTCCAGAGGAACCCGGCTAGGAAATCCCCACCAAACTGGGTCTGGGTTTTCTTCTGATAATTTAACTATTCTGTTTCCATGTTTAACATTCTACATCACCATGGGCTTTTTAGAAATGAGTAGGAGAACAGTATGGATTTGTCTTATTGTTTTGAGTATTAGAAAAGGTTTGCGAGAGATCCCATGTGTCTAAAGATCGAGACAGAGAGACCAGTATATTCTTACGAGtcataaaatacttgaaaatttttCCATGCATCTGTTCTGTCAGTCTTCTAAATGGTTACATTCCTTAACACTCACTACGTTAGCTTACGTTACATATCAAGATATTCGAAAAATTAGTGGCCTTAAAGACCAAACTGTTATAGTAGTCAAAGCCCCTCCAGAAACAAGACTTGAAGTGCCTGACCCAATAGAGGTAAGGAGATAACATCTTTGTTCATCTGCAGAAATCTTTTTGGAGTGCCCGAAGTTAAAGAATCATTGACACGTGGTCAAAGTATGCATTCTCCTGACACTCGATAGTTCTTTCCCATCCCTTTTACCTAACTGGAACTTCAAAAACATTTCAACCGTTCAGTACATATCGAGTGTCTCAAAAGTCTAATTTTAACATCGTGGGGCCTTGAACGCAGGGTATGGTGCCCTGTCCCTCtagtactttttctttctcaacatttggTATCTGGAGGTTCTGACTGATTTCAACCATTGGGGAATTTCATGTTGATTGCCTTGGATTTGTTCCCCACCAGGAATAGAGACATAAATGTTTTAAGGTATCTCcctaactttaatttaaaaaaaaaaaaaaaagtatctcccTAACTTATCTTAgcacattttaagaatttatcttttaaaacatgtttacTTTTAAGA
This genomic interval from Neovison vison isolate M4711 chromosome 1, ASM_NN_V1, whole genome shotgun sequence contains the following:
- the E2F3 gene encoding transcription factor E2F3 isoform X2 — encoded protein: MPLQQQAKRRLELGESGHQYLADGLKTPKGKGRAALRSPDSPKKKTRYDTSLGLLTKKFIQLLSQSPDGVLDLNKAAEVLKVQKRRIYDITNVLEGIHLIKKKSKNNVQWMGCSLSEDGGMLAQCQGLSKEVTELSQEEKKLDELIQSCTLDLKLLTEDSENQRLAYVTYQDIRKISGLKDQTVIVVKAPPETRLEVPDPIESLQIHLASTQGPIEVYLCPEETETHSPMKTNNQDHNGNIPKPPSKDLASTNSGHSDCSISMANLSPLASPANLLQQTEDQIPSNLEGPFVNLLPPLLQEDYLLSLGEEEGISDLFDAYDLEKLPLVEDFMCS
- the E2F3 gene encoding transcription factor E2F3 isoform X1, which translates into the protein MPLQQQAKRRLELGESGHQYLADGLKTPKGKGRAALRSPDSPKTPKSPSEKTRYDTSLGLLTKKFIQLLSQSPDGVLDLNKAAEVLKVQKRRIYDITNVLEGIHLIKKKSKNNVQWMGCSLSEDGGMLAQCQGLSKEVTELSQEEKKLDELIQSCTLDLKLLTEDSENQRLAYVTYQDIRKISGLKDQTVIVVKAPPETRLEVPDPIESLQIHLASTQGPIEVYLCPEETETHSPMKTNNQDHNGNIPKPPSKDLASTNSGHSDCSISMANLSPLASPANLLQQTEDQIPSNLEGPFVNLLPPLLQEDYLLSLGEEEGISDLFDAYDLEKLPLVEDFMCS